CCAGAAACTTTTTCCAGTAGCTCAGGAACTTAACCTGAATTCAGCTGCATGCAGGTTCAAAATGTAGTCCATGTCCCCAAAAAGTCACTGCTGAAGGAGTTGAACAGATTTTAACacctgacatttttaaaaacctgcAACAGCAAACGAGGTGTATGGACTGACTGGCTAATACTCACAGGGCTCTAAAAAAAGCAATGTGCTGAAAGGAACTTTTTAGATATTGTAATAGTTTCTGGACTTTAGTAGACTTTAAGtagagaaaatgaatcagcagctACACTGCTCAATCTTCTTCTACAAAAAAACTcaacattctctggttccagcgTCTCAGGTGTGAGACTCAAAGCTTTTCTCCATTTCATATCATAGTGAACTGAAGATCTTTGGGCTTTGAACTGTTGACATCTGAAGACACCACAGTGGGTTTCTGGAAAATGATATTCTATCATTATATTGCAGAATTTACTGGTGTTTAGTTCCTGGGATTAAAACTTCAAGAAAATAGTTGTAGGAAAATGGctataaatatttcagtatgATGGACTATCCATCAGTAGCAAGTTTTGAGATCTTCATGTCAAACTCAAATGAACTGAAGATGACGTCTTTCTGGAAGGTAGGAAATCAagttaaaatgctgctttggaAAAGTAGTGACTAGAACTGAATATGACAACATAACTATCCTTTCAAACATGCAAAGCGACGGCTataactttaatattttatgttaCAGAGCAAAGCAACATGTACATCAAACATACAACCTCCAGCAGACATCAGTCATCCTAGCTGACAATGCTGCCTCCTGGGGTTTGACCGTGTTTCACCTACTGTAaaggatatataaaatgcagaCCCTATAGATAACCGGTTTTGATTTAATTGAATAATTGAGCATTGAGGATGAAGGGCAGACGTGGAACACTGGACCTCCCCGAAAACAAAACTCATAACTAGGACAATAATTCTATGAGGTCATGAGCTCTGCCGATGCGGCCACATTAGAGTTCTACAACTGACACGTTTCATTAAattgatttcactgaaaaccaaatTTAAGGGGAAACCCAaacatctgacacacaaacGAGCCTCCTCCTCATGGACGGCACTCTTCGGCCTGTGGAAACAGTAACACATTGTCTGCTGAGGCTCTGAAGGAGCTGAGAAAATAACACTGAtgaggtcacagtgatgtcatcagggggATCTCAGGTTGGAAAGTAGACATTTCTAAGAGAAGCCGGGGTCACAAACTGGTGAAAAAGTAGCACTGGGTGGATTATGAGAACTGTAGGAGCCAGTGCTCTTGCAGCATATTAGGTTAACTAAGTTTGGATATCTCAGCACAGGTTTGCTCCATCTCTTGTGAGCCCCCCATCATCACAGAGGTACAATTACAAAGTGCAATCAGCACTACAATCCCTCTGGAGGTGTCATGCTCCTGATAACAACACATACATGACATGCGAGGAAGAAAACTAACTGCTGAGGTGATGAGAATGTGTGAACCTTAAAATGGGGTCAGGGGCCCCACAAGTCTGTGAGGGACAGGCAACATAATGAGAGACTTGTCGTTTTATGTATGGAATCAATGACTGGTTCGCCTGTTTGAAGGCAGGGCTGGGACAGCTGATATTAGTAGTGATAACACATGTTAGGAACTTTGAGAAATGATGTTGCTCTGACTGTAAACATCCTGCTGGTGTGATGGAGCCTGCTGTCACGGTCCAGCAGTGAGGCCTCTGACCTGCACACTGAAGACTGATGTCCAGGCTAGGCTACATGGCCACTGTGAATGTAATGATGAGGACGCAGCCTGACTGatgcttcctcctctgtgtgtgtgtgcgtgtgtgtgtgtgtgtggacgtggGGGCGGTGATTGTAACGCCTGTAAGTTGATAGAAATAAAAGTAGCCTGTGTTGCTAAATTacacatccaaaaaaaaaaaaaaaaaaaaaaaaaaacccaagcaCGACTTGAGTTAGcctccacctccatcatcaTCGTCAGCCCTTCGAGGCGAAGAGCCGGAGCGGGTTGGTGAAAATGAAACTTTGGCCACATCAGAGTCCGCCACAGCGCAGAAAGCGGTGTAATTGCGTGTCTTTGTTGCGTCAACagcggtgtgtgtgcgtgtgtatgtgtgtgtgtgtgtgtatgtgtgtgtgcgctctgcTGGCGCaccaggctgcagctgcagtgagcCTGGAAAACGAAGCCAGGAGCGACTGGAATAAAGCAGGCCCGAAATAAACACGGGCTCCGCCGTGTAAAAGCTTCCCCTCCTGCTCGCGTAAGTCTGTCGCATTTTTCTGTTCGGCGGACGCCGAGGGGCTGCGAGAGCCCTGCGCTCACACCAATCCTTCCCATTTAGTGCATCGCCGTGCCCCCTGCACCGCATCCCCCCGCGATCCATGTTACAGCCGGCGTTTCCTGAACATTTACATCCAATTACCTCCGCTCAGAGCCCGTGTCCCCTGCCCGGCCGAGAGCCGCTACCCCGCCGCCGCGGCGCTTACCTCCTCATCCTGCGGACCTCCGGGGATCCCCGACGTGCAGGAGGAGTCCAGGCCGGCGCCCAGCTCCTCCAGGCCCCGCTCCCTGCCCGGCTCCCGCTCCGCGGTGTCTCCGTTAAAGACGGGCGGTGGGGACTCGGCGCTGCTCAACGCCGCCATTTTAAACTGCGAGAAACTGAGTGGAAAATAATAGAGGGAAACGCAGGCTGTCGATGAGGacaggagggggagacagaggcgCAGGACGGAGCTGCGAGCCTCTGCGCTGGATGGGAGCACAGACGCGCTCCTGACTGCTAACACGACCAAAAACCcgactcttcttcttcttcttcttcttcttcttcttagaataataataataataacaactacaacaacaacattaataataataaataagtatTGTTTGTACTcgcattattattattattattattattattattattattaatattattattattattattattgctattattattattattattcagctgttgttgttggtatTATTGCTATTACCCTGCTTAGTTATAGGTTTACAAGTTTAGTCCCTCTCTACAGCTCCCAATAGAtcattttgattattattattattatttttaattttaagagCCCATCTTAAAAAGGGGGCTTGAACATAATATATAACAGCTTTCTGCTGAGCCCCCACCCTCGGGCTATCTGTGTAAAGTATAAAGCTTCCACTGAGTTCAGTGAACACAGGCTACTCATGGcagctacatttttttttttttttttttttgggccaGATATCCAGAAACCAACCAGTTTCTCCAGTCCTGGAAAAACAGTGCCAGGCTCCAGCTTTGGACATCAGTTTGTTGTTGGTAATTTGATTCATCACAACTTGATGTTCAGAATATTTGCAATGTGAGCACAACATAAACTCGACTTAAAAAGATTTCCTCTCAGGGCCTGAGCAGAGCCCATCCACTCTACAGAGCTTCATCATGAAGAGTATTCTCTTGTCTTCAGTCCTCTATGTCTGCTCAAATGTTGCAAAGACTGTACTATAATCAGTGCAGATCAATTCCATGGTGTTGACACACTCAAAACTGCTAACATGCAAAGACCTGTCAGTTATATCCACACCCTATTCAACTGTCACAGTCTTGACAGGGATTACTTTATCTGCCATTACTGGCTGTAGTGTTCCCCTTGACCCAACTGTGCCTTATTGGACACCTCAGCAAGCTCACAGTCTCAAAATATAAACCCACATTAATTTCTACCTAATCCACTACCTATAGCACAGAAAACGATATGACttcattgaaaagaaaaaaaaaaacacatctctgTCATACTGGCCATCACTAGTATTTGACGGTCTTCTATTGGGAAGATCAATTAACAGTACTCAAAGCACACAAACTTTCTGGAGACATTTATTGCGTAATCTAACATCTTGTGGCTGGAGCGAGTGCTTGATCAATTACTAGAATTTCATCCTGCTCATTCGAATGGCCTTATCAATATTGTGTTAATCATGAGACAAAGTGATAATGCATGACCCATCTTACTTAAGAGATTTACATTGAATGAATTACCAGAAGTAACTGACATGCACTGGGACTTCAGGGGGCTCCGGTAGAGTGGGATCCACAGGCAGGTGGTCATCCAGCCTTGAAGCCACATCTGTAAATGTGAAATTGGACCATTGACAGCCCAGTTTTTTCTACATcgctattattattacttattttttgtcatttacatgGCTGCAGTGACCCCCACGGCAATGATATCTGGTCTAGTGTTCGAAACACCCACATGTTAACTGGAGCAGGTAAAACCACATGAAATATACAAGTCAGTACCAACATTTATATACTATGTATAATATGTAGttttactgcagtgtttttgaacAGCAGGCAGAAAGAGCTTTGTAGCACTCCACATTGCTTatattacttttattttgaaaacatgaaagatGTCAGTTCCTTTACATCCTTTTCAAACCATCCCATCCCAACAGTTAGGAAAACACTAGCTAACACTTGACATGAGGTACAATATAGCTGCTATAGaccaaaatgttttattaatccACAAATTCTGGCTTCTTATTGTTGGATGTGCTCTCAGACAGTCCTAATTAACATCTTGTTTAAGTAGGGGCCAACTGAAAGCTACATGTTAGCTGTTTGTGGCTCCATACTGTTTTACCCTTTGCAAAAGACTTAAACAAGAAAAGGATAGAATTCACTTCAATACAaccaacatactgtacatgagaATGATTCATATATAATGTTGACTAACGGTGTTATTCATGCCAACATAGAAAAGCTTCAGACAAAGTAACTGGGCAACCCTGACCAGACCAATGGATTCTTTTGGGATTAGCATCCCCCCACAGTCATACTGTACACAGTCCCATGCAGTAGAAATGTTGCAGCTCATTTTTTCTTGCTtgctctcttcccctctcctttctttggtttcccttttcctctcagtttcctcaggcGAAGCATCTCCTCCTTGAAGTCTTCGTGCTCGTCTCTGAGAAGGAAAAGAATTTATTGAACTTTCACCATGTTTACTGGTTAGGTCCACACTAATGCTCTGAATTTCTCTTTGTAACTGAAATACCATTTTCACTCACTGCTCCATTCTACTTTGTCATTGTTTGATTGCTGTTACGCTTCTGCTaatgaaactcaacacttccttaAGAGACGTTTCCCATTTAAATCCTTTCAGCACCTACTTGTCCTGGTAGGCTTGTAATGTCAAACACTTGCAGGAAGCGTTGAGTTTAATTTAACAGTTGTTTAAAGCAACTGACAAAGCTGACAAAGAAGAGAATAAGTGCAGTGCAAATGTAAGTTACACTGTGTTTACCAGGTTTGTTTCAGTGTGGGAGGTGTATTTAATAGTTTCTAGAGTACCTGAATAGTCCCATGAACCTGAGCTTCTGAGTCATGGCGTAGTAAACCTTGTGCTGTGGATACCAGTCATACACCTCCTTCCTCTTGGCCATGGGAGGCTCCTGGAACAGTTGGACCACCTTCATAGATCTGGTGTCCGTCGGACGCACAATCTCCCCAAAGATCTGGGCACTCAGCCTGGCCATGCGCGTGGCATAGCTGGACAGACCGGCCATGACTGCCGAACAGAGCCAAGACAATCACATCAAGCATTCCTTATTGACAGGTGTGTTGGTTAACCAATCACAGGCATTTGGGTCTGAGGGCTCGCTCTCTTCTATTGTACACAAGTGCACAATTAACGTCATGAGGCACCGAGCTAGCTTTAACATTAGTTTTGCTCTTTCTGAGAATTTAAGGAAACATTGAGGGTTGCTTTAATACTAGAATGAAAATGTGGGAAATAAATAAGCAGGGCACGAGCCATACaggattttttaatgttaatagGACATTGATAACTagagagtttaaaaaaatattatagTGATATATTGGACaacatttgattatttaaaataaacacacaattaacactactactaataataataatacattgaACTGTTTATTGAAGAATCATGACATGCAGTAAGTGAGACATTTCACAGTGTTTAAATAAACTTTGTGTGCTCTcactgtttctaaatgacctcaaacGCATCTTAGACATTCCTGGACAAACATTTCTTCATACTTACCTGTCAACAAATACGTCACTACGATATGACTATCACCACATAAAATCAGCTGATAAAACTGACCCAGCTGATCTTCCAGTAATACTCTACAACTAAACTGTTGTCTGGAAACTGCACAGGAAACGAATATGCTTGCAAAAGGTGAGAGAATAGTTGATTCATCAATTCAGTGATCATGATTCAATGAACTAATTggcaacaataataattttagacatatttcaagcaaaaatgcaatgtcaaatgttttttttctcatacatCACTGTAGGCTCAATATGTTTGGGTCATTTCtagttgttttgtgtctcttttagCAACATTTTGTACTGGTGAAGCAAAACTCTAATGTGCTGCTGGTTTAAAATTACACCTGAACGTCATTGTTCGATTTATTCTgagatgaaaagcagcagttatACTCCTGTCCAACCCTTCCAGCCACAGCAACTCCATACTGGCACCCCTCTGCTCAAATactaaaaaatacagaatactGTATTATAAACAATTACTGAAACCATCaactgaaacagacacagaacacTGGTTCTAAATGCAGAGGCTCAttatcagctttttaaaacatttaattagcTTTTCTACTGTtactgtatttgcatttgttacCGGAGTCTCAGTATGATGTGCTACTGTAACTCacagctgtaaaagaaaaacaatgaaacaggaCAAATATTTGATTGCCTGTGCCCTATTTTAGGGGGACTTCCCGTTACTGTATAAAAGCAATATCATCTTTATTTCAATGGATACATTCTTAATACTTTAGCCGTAATTTTGAAGCTAGGTGTTAAATTAAGGGGTTTTACTTCCATAAAAGCTCGTTAAAAATACCTCATGTAACAACATAATGAATGACAGCACTTGGAGTCACTTAGCCGTCTTAGCAGTGATAACATGGTCTCTTACCTGAGTCTGTAGTCTGTGAGGAAGTACGCACCGGTACTTCGTAAAACTCAGTATAAACGATGGAAAATAGTACTCAACTCTagttaaattattattatacttcAATTCATTGCACTAATGTTTGGGCCACCGTTCACCTTCACACGCCGTACTGCCATCACAGACTCTATTGCGCATGACACAATATTCCTTGAAGCTGATTGGTTACTTTGGTCCACTTCCTAGTTCGTCGTAAAGTGATATTTTATTTCACACGGgttaaatgttttataaattACACATAAATGTATCACTTAGTCGTCATTAAATTGGCGCAGATAGTCTGTCCTTTTTGATGTTGTGGAATGGATATTTTATTTAACCCAGAGCTGGCAGGAAGTCCGTCGCTCTTAAAAGGTCTGTGTGGTTGACAGGTTTGCACAAGGTTCCGGTTATCAGTGAGTTTCTAGTTCTAACTTCAACGTTGTCGCGCGAACCTAAGTAGGCTGAATGcaactgtttttttgtgacatacagtataaaccATGGACGTAGTCTCCGAGACATCACCCACAGATTAATGAAAAGCCAGTGCGAGCCTCAGTGACAGTAGCTCCGTCagtcgccatcttggcagtcTCACTCTGCAAAACTTCCGGTTAGTCTATAAATGAGCACAGAGGTGGGCGGGGCTGAGACCAGCAGAATGAACCGTGCCCATAGTTATGCAGAACTTTAAGccataaaatcatttaaatgctgaaaatgatggaaaaaggttTGAATCATAAAaagaattttatttttgttcctttttatGGAATTATTCACTCTTTGTCAGAAATAATTGCATTAAAGGAATGAAGAACAAAAAAGTATAACAGATTGATTGCTGGTGACCCATCCTGACAACAAACCATGCACAGAAATTTGGCCCCGTCCTGTTTGACAGCGAGCTGAGGGCGGCGTCTCTCCACTACCTGTCAGTGGAGGATCTCACCGTCTGTCCATTCTGTGGTGCTCAAAGTCAGGGAGAGGCGAGCTAAAACAACCCAGGCTTCTTTCTGAGATTCATTTTTGGCCAACTTATACTGTGGTTTGCACAAAGTTTAGCAAGGTATATGTCATTATGGGCACTGTCCAGGCAGTTACAATTGACTTTTTGCTGTTACCTTGGTATAAGAAATCATCTCTGTCAAAATAGTGTAACATTCATACATCCATGACGAGCTGAGTTGTGGTCAAATGACAAATACAACTGATTTGCTACTATTCTATAATTCTTCCTCACACATGCTCTCTATCATATTTGAAATCAACTTGACATAAACTTCATACCTCGCAACCACAGTGATAATTGAATTTGTTTAGaataaagtaatttttttttttttttcaatgaaaaggTCCCACTTCTTTCAGTTTGAACCACTTCTAGAGTATTACGTTTACAGCTTCCTCTCTGTAGCTCACATCTCCTGTTTGGAAGATTTTTAGTTCCACAAGAAATGACTTTAATGGTAACCTTGCTATTAATGTACGGCGTGTTGTCAGCTGATATAGTATGTCAATGATTCACAGTGATATCAGAAAAGAATAGCACCTGCTGAGGAAATGGGTTGCATTAGTTGAGGGTGTGTGTTAACATTTCCTTCATCTACATTGCTTTTGCAATGTAGATTAAGACCTAGATTATGACCTTAGAGAAGACCTTCATAAATGCACTGCAGAATATAGATCTGCCGAATGATGTCTCTGGGCAGCATGTTAGACCTGCGGAACAAACCTGCCCCCTCTAAGTCTGGGGTGAGGAGGATGGGTCCTGAGAAGCTGACCATGCAACCTTTTTAATGAAACCCTGTTTATAACATGGTGATATTCAGTGGCGTTGATGGCCTATGAAAATATTGCAACTAAAACTAATCAGAGATTAACTTTAAGTCTGCCAAGCCTTATTTGACAGGTTACACATTTGTATTGAAAAAGTTTAGGTGTTACAGGTGTAACACACAGTACAGATTCAACTACAGAGATTTTTAAGTTAGCCCATAAATATGTTCTGTCCTTGTCTTCCATGTGCCAACATATTTTGTTCACATTGTGTTTTCTTagactgtgtgaaatgtgttctTTAGTCATTTTATTGACTAAATTTATTCATGTAATCTTGTATTAAACCTTCTACAGATTTTTCCCCATATATTTTTTGTCTGCTGTATGATAATCCAATGGGTTTAATTGCTTGTGTTCAAAttcaagtttattttgagtTACAAATCACAATTATGTTGTCTCAAAGTGTTGGGATTTGCAGTTTCCCCATCTCTTCCAACTGTGTTCTCCTGTTTCCGTTCCCCATCCTTGTGGTGACGACTGAGAAGAACACTTTAATATTTTGATACCTTTTTCCTTGTCTGCCTTCCTGACtcctgtttgttgtgttcaggtgtgcTCCAGTCTACGCCCTGTCACTGTGAGTCTCATGAGTTATTTGGATTTGGACACACCCTCCTGTTCACCCTCAGTTGCCTCATCAGCCTTCTGTGTGAATCTCCTACACTTGTctattgcacatttttttaagtAGTCGTTAAACCATTTACTTTTTCTTACACTACTCCTGAGCAGACTGCTCCTTGTCTGAGGTTAGCATTTGGGTCCATTgtacaaaacacaaagggcttTACGGGCCCACAAATAGGCAAAGGAAATGTTGCTCCTAAATGGAACATTGTGAAATCCTCTCTAGATCATGCAGCATCCAACAACACAGCCAGTACTGTacttgaggtttttttttctgatttggCTGGCCTTACAAGTGAGTGATACTGCAGTAAAGTCATTTCAAATTATTTCTCTTGTCCCCAGAGACGTCTGAGGAAGATGTGGCAGTTCAGGAATAATGGCAGTGATATTCTAAATATGATTTCCTCAGTCTACATTTTGGTAATACTATCTTGTCTTGGTTTTAGGGAATCCAGGATATTTAGGGCTATTCAGGCTATCCAATGGTAACTCTGCCACACCAGGTGTTGCCATGCCAGCCACTGATCTCCTTTCTCCTTCACAAAGTTTATATTAGAGACTTTTATTGACCAAACTCTTACATGCTTTGTACCTACTTCACCATCATTAACAGTCATTTCTGTGCCAATCAGAGGACTAACAATGATGTATACTTACTAGATATGTCAAATAGATCCAATCAATAAGCcatagttttatttttagttacGTTCCTAAGGATAAAGAGAAAGTTTCCCAAATAACTCAGTGTTACTGGATGGGTATTTCAAGGGACAGGACGAAAGAAAGAATATGTTAGCATTGTAGAATAGCAGTGTATAACAGTGTTTATATTAGCTGCTAATCAAAAACTGTGGTCCTGGGTCACTAAATATCCCCATGAGCAGAGAATTGGGTGAGCAGATACAAATTGGatctgacaaaaaaatgaacaaatctaAGCCCAGTGTCTTAGAACTTGAGCCTGAATTTATATGCAAAGTACTTCCTTGAAACAAAGCCTTCAGTAGTCCATTTGGCACTGCGTATCTGAAATGGTATCATTTCACAGAAGCCTGATGGAATGCCTGTCATCCCTTGTTTGAGCTCAGCATAAGTTTGCATATACTGAACAGGCAGCCAGGTTCTATCAGTACATGCGGCTGTTGGGTAGCAAACTGTCTGAACACCGTACAGGATGTGAcaggtgtgtttctcttctcttcaggCAAGATaagaatgtgttttaatgtattgAACACAATTACATACATCcaatgtgtttttttgactTCTAAGAAATCATGTATTAGAAATTGTTTTAGCAAGGCAAGTCCACCTATAATACAGATGACCTGGTAgagcaaccccccccccccctttgtgTATAGCAAAGTTTATGGCAGATAGGACTGCCATACATATAAGCATTTCTTCATAATATCATACGTATTTAAAGATTAgacattttatatattttattatatttgatttatattttatcaAAAGCTGCAGTCCATGGATCAATGTAGCATtgataaagatgaaaaaagattGATCTCACTCAACTGGAAACAGAACTGCTCCAATACAACACGATATCCACCCCAACAACAGCCTGCTCACCCTGCTGTCCTCTCACAGgcaatacagaagtatctgTTATCGTAGCAGCAGATTATGGAGCAGCTTCTGTCCTCAGGCTGTAAGACTGCTCAGTTTATCCTCCACACTTACACAGtagtttgctttttttgtttgtttgttttgtgtgaaacatGCTTTTCATTGCACAAATCTGCGCTGTAGAACGATGAATTCATCAATTCATCTTGAACCTTGGAATGAGACACTGAGTGGTCAGCAAAGTCAAGGGAGGCTAGTTTTCCCCTCAGGTCTCACCCCACCTGTTCAAGAGGCATTAAACCTGCAACGACTCCCAAATTCTCCAAATGCTCTtttaatactgtatatatcaaCATTAGGTAACAACTAAATGTAAGTTACTGAattgttactgctgctgttgctctaCTGTTACTGTTGTTCATCAAAGCTTTTCCATCCCCAACCTCTTTAATGATATCCGAGTACATCTTTAAATGTACCTGGAACTTTCTATGTTAAAAAAGGAACATTAGAACTCCCTGTGTGAAAAAGTGCAGCCCTGAATGTATATTGTTGTATTATAGAAGTTTGCTTTATGTCTActattctgctttgttttgttgactGTGATTTTGTGAATATCTCACACCACTTGTCTTGTGTCTTTACAGTTTATTGACAGGAGAGGGCGCCaaatatgaagaaaaagaaaactgcagccACAGATTCTTCTGGACATTTTCAAAGCCTGGCCTGCTCAGCAGAGTGACACTGTCTGACAGGAAACGCAGGAAATAAATGGGCCATAAACACAGGCTTAGAGCACAGGCACCTCTGCCATGAGCACGGTGGGAGTTCAGGTGTGATCCTGCCCTTGGGTTTTACCAGAGCAGCCGATAAGTGAACAAGCCTCCGTATGTGATTTCATTtgtaaacagcatttcattGCTGTGGAGACACTTCACAGCTATCCTTGCCAGTGTTTATTGTACCCACAATACAAAAGCATCAGGCAGAAGGGACAGCATATAGATGACTGAATTTTCTGGTCTTAgagtagtggagtaaaagtgcaaggtttgttgtttgggaGGGGGGCACTCTGGGTCAACGGAAAACAAAGTAAACACAATGCTAATATAATATCACCTTATTATGGTGGAATTATCAATGATCATGTATGATGATTTgtagtcatgtttctgtctccctcATAAACActagtccaatattcactctatTCTGCCTCTGCTAactaattatttaattaatgttacataaataaaaataaatagaatacATTAGCTGAAAATGATTGATTGTGaagcattgcattgtgggattgtgcATGCCATGGACACTACTTTTCTTGTTGGAATTTTGAGGACCCTTTAGTGTATATAGTGAATACATTTACACACCGAAACAGAATGCTAGACAGTAAATAAAGTGTGCTGTATAGTTATTTCTGACAAAATTGCAGCAATACTTCTATCTACATTATATTCTTTGCATTTTCTCACCCATCTAAGGAGTAGGAGTTATTTCAATAGTGAAAGAAAGAGTTACGGTGTAGTAACACAACCCAAATTCCAAAAAAGGTGGGACAATGTATATTAACAATATCTTTAAAGTCTGAtctcatcagtttcattgatttttgtaaatatctgcttattctgaatttgatgcagcaacacgtttcaaacaagttgggccaggagcaacaaaagactgggaaagatgtggaacgctccaaaaacacctgtttggatcattccacaggtaaacaggtttattaggtgatagtatcatggttgGGTCTCAACTTTGTTGGAATGTGGGTTTACTGATATGGTAAAATACTAGAAATAACCTTAAAAACCTTGTAGCatatttttcagtcagtttttctgAGTGATGGGGTACAACATGTAATAGTCTTCCAAAGttaaaacagttttgttttttcacattacagatttatgtatttgtatatCAGAATTTTTTGGTTTGAGTTTT
This region of Chelmon rostratus isolate fCheRos1 chromosome 22, fCheRos1.pri, whole genome shotgun sequence genomic DNA includes:
- the mrps33 gene encoding 28S ribosomal protein S33, mitochondrial, giving the protein MAGLSSYATRMARLSAQIFGEIVRPTDTRSMKVVQLFQEPPMAKRKEVYDWYPQHKVYYAMTQKLRFMGLFRDEHEDFKEEMLRLRKLRGKGKPKKGEGKRASKKK